GACTGTGGTCATGGAGGGCTCCAGGCTGACATTGCAGGGTCACGGGTTGGTCCCTGAATTTGGGTTGGGGTCCTGGGGTGACATGAAATGTGTAACAGGACTGTGAGCAGGACTGGCATCTGGGAGAGGACCAAGGCAGATGGTTGGGGGCAGCTGACGGGGTGGCTTAAGGAATTTGAGTGAGGTTCCTGAGCGTCCTGGGGTCATAAGAGGGCTACAAAGGTCTGGGAGTATAAATGAGATCCTGGGGAGCACCAAGGGGACACTGGAAGAATTGAAAAAGGATTGGTATTGGGACTGGGTGGCTGGTGTGTGGGGATAGAGAGACATGGACTCTGCAATGCCAGCAAAGCAAAGCCATTTATTACACCAGTTTACCAGGATTTATAGCTCACTATGTTCATATGAAATTTTCTACTTGGACCCCTTTGCCCCAGTCCCCTTAAAAACACAATATTCTCAATTATCCTTCTTTCACCAGTAATGTCCTTGTTGTCTGTTTCACCAGCAACGTTCCTGTCATCTCTTTACTCATAGTGGTCAGTGTCAGAGGGTCAGAGTGACCAGAGATGATGTCTTCACTTCTGTTCTTTATTGAATTTTTCTCTCTCATGGTCTTCACTGTACCAGGGCTGCAAGGTCTGCCGTGCTCCCCATTTGAGCTTCTGTACGGGTCTAGGCTTCCACATGTccctcttttttggttttttatgtaATGCATACATGTTAAAGCAGTTCCCATCTGTAAGGCTATTATCTAATTAAGACTATTACTGGTAATCTGCTAAATACAGGATGAAATATATAGAGTACAGATCACAATTCATAAAAATTTGCCAAAGGCAATCATGGCACTGACAAAGAGATTCACTGCATAGGAGAACAAAAGGATAATGTCTAAGGCCTCCTAGGAAATGGGAATAAATGGCCACTGTACTAAAGTTCATCTGGTTGGAGCTCGGGGCCATGCTGAGCCCCTCACAGAGGAACCCTTCCCATGTACCCCCgtgtgtcctcagtgtcccctcagtatGTGTCCCACTTTGTCCCCGAGTTTCCCACACTGCTCCTAGTAACTTCCCTGCCATGGCTCTCCTGGCTcacaccctggcactgctggcaatgACAGTGACCACTGCAGCCATCAAGGTTGTGCCCCTGGACAGGACCCAGGACTCCTTCAATGACCAGTACCGGGGCTGAGGCCCTGCCATTATCGCAGCCTTGCCAGCCCTCAGCCACTTTGAGTTCTAGGTGAATCCTCCCTTCTTCACCCAGACCTGGGTGAAGGCCGAGGCTCATTGGCAAAGCGGGGGTTCCCACTGTCCCCTCTGGCATCTCCAGCCCAGACCGTCGCTCTCACGGCCTACACAACAAAGGACATTTACAAGGACTTCAACACAGCCATGTGTGCAGCTGCATGCTCCTGCCAGGAATATCAGAACAACTTCTGCTTCAAAACACTGCATTTCCTGCTAACTGATGCACTGGTGACACTGAGGCATGCTCAGaaagggcagtgtcaccatgtgtTCTAGGGTGCGCATGATGTCCAATTCCAGGCACAGTGTGGCCAGAAGGTCCGGTTTAGTCAATTCACATTCTATTAACATATTGTGTCAAATAAAATCTATTACCTGATTCTATCAAAACAACTCCGTTAAATAATTCTACCAAAATTATTCCATGAAGTAATTCTGACAGAGACAGTCAACAGTGACCATTCCTAAGCAGGGCTTATTGTGACTCCCCATACCAACACTTGTGGGAACGTCTCTTTCTCCCACCTTTGAGGAGGACTGCTGGGGAGCGTGCCCTTCCTGAGGGAGGAACTTCACACATATTTCATTCCAAGTATGAATAGGGGAGAAGAATTTCTGTCTGAGAGGGGACTGGGCATTGCCAGAGTCAGGTGATGGATGGCCATTCCCGGTTCTGGTGCTTTACACTCCATTGTCAGTTCAGGGTTGGTGACTTGGGCTGGTTTTAGCTCAATTTAGCACgagtgccctgcctggctggtggggacctgctggagcagctctagGGAATGACCGAGGGCTGCTGCTGGGTGACCAGTGGAGCTGGCCGTGtggcctggggccaggagggatTTGGAGGACACTCAGATGAGCGAGACCAGAAGTCAGGTAGTGATCGTGTCCCTCTCCCTGCCCAGTGAGGCACATCAGGAGTGCTGTGCCCAATTCTGTTCAGAGCCATTTccagctgtgctcagggctgtgtcaACCTCTTCCCAGTGTCATGTCCAGTTCTACCCGGTGCCATGTTCAGGTCTgcccagtgccatgtccagttctgcccagtgctcttGCCCATTCTGGGCTCCTCAGAACAGAAAAGACCTGGAGATCTTGGTAGGCAGCATGGATGATAACAGGACTGGAGCATTTCTGTCACAAAGTGACAAATACCACAGAGAATGGAAATTTTCCATTCCCCTGAAGGTGCTGGACAGAGCCTGAAGACAAACTGGCAGAAATGATAAAACGAGGGGGAGGTGAGCACACAAGATGAAAATCACAGCTAGAACCCATGGAGAAACATACACAGGGAACTCCAGTGGGGTTTTGGCAAGTTCTGTAACAGGAAACAACAGCATCTGTGCAAAGAAATTGTTCCAGGAACATTGCATTTGGTATCACAGTATTTGGTGAAAAAGTGCCCCAGAAGCCTGATTTTTATGACTCTCCAGGACAATAAAAGACCTGTAGGAGGAGGTGGAACAATGCAAATGATTTACTAGAAAAGTACAGTTTCTGTATTAGATAAGTGACACATTTTAATGAATATTTATAATTATTATGGATAAATACCCCATGGCAAAGTCCTCCCTCatgtgcaggaccaggagagatctgcTCTGAGTCTGAGCTGATCAAGAATTCTGGCTTTCTGCTATCTCCATTTCCATCAGGGCGTTCACTCCAGCTGATATTGGTATCACGGTGGGGGGACTCCAGGGGGACTCTTGTGGGGTATCACGGGACTGAGGGATTGGGATTGCAAAcatgggggggacactgggggagtcACAGGACTGGGATTGAGGTAATGGGGGGCTCTGGGAAAAATGAGGGGGGACATGGGATGGTGGGAGTGAGATTGGGATGATGGGGGGGGGCTGGGAGAcactgtgggggcagggagtgaTGCCTGGATTTGGGTTGATGTCCTGGGGTGACACAAAAGAAATTGGGGACTGAGAGTGGGATTCCGGTCTGGAGATGGGCTGAGGGGGAAACTGGGGGTCTCGGAGTGACCCCAGGATTTCGGTTGAGATCCTGCTGAGGCTGAGAGGACTTGTAGTCATGGGAGTGGGATTGGGCTTCTGGGGGGCCAGGAGGACACAGtactgtgggattgggattggggtccctggggggctGGGCGACTTTGGGGATGCATTAGTaaccccaggatttgggatcagggacCCCAGAAATGCCTAGGGGGTCTTCTGGCCAGGAGTGCCTCCCTTCCCCCTGGGCTGACCCCACTTCCCTCCCCAGTCCCTCACTGATGAACCCTCCCTGTGtctcccccatgtcccctctgtgtcccccagtgtcccactGGTCATTGTGGCCTCTCCTCACCATGGCTCCCCTGTCTCATActctggcactgctggcaatGGCCATGGCCACCACGGCTGTTGATGCGATCCCCCTGGACATGGCCCCGGACTCCTTCGATGATCAGTACCAGGGCTGTGGCACTAAAATGATTGCAGAATTGCCAGCCCTCAACAACTCCGAGttccagcagaatcctcttttTGCCCAGGCCTGGCTTAAAGCCACAGCTGAGTGGCAGAGTCGggggtcccctttgtcccctctgtCATCTCCAGCCCAGGCCATCGCCCTCATGGCCTACACAATGAATGAGCTGTACAGAGAGTTCAACGCAGCCGTGCGTACAGCCGGGCACTCCAGCCAGGAATACCGGGACAACTTCCAATTCAAAACGCTGCATTTCCTGCTGACCCAGGCCCTGGTGACATTGAGGCAGGCTCAGAATGGGCAGTGTCACCGCGTGTACCGGGGGGTGAGCATGTACAGGTTCGAGGCAGAGCCCGGTAACATCGTCCGGTTTGGTCAATTCTCTTCGGCATCACAGAGTGAAGAAATTGCCAATAGCTTTGGGAGTGCCACGGTGTTTGAGGTGTACACGTGCCACGGTGCAGAAATCGGGGAATTCTCCAAGTATCCTAATGAGAAGGAGGTGCTGATCCCACCATATGAGACCTTCCAGGTCATCAAAGTCAGACAGGAAGGAGAAAGGGCACGGATCGAGCTCCACTCCAAGGGGACCTTCAGCAACTACACCTGCGAGTGGCTGCAAGGTGACACCACAGTGACAACCTgcggggatggggacacccactgtggccatggggacaccaaCAGTGGAAGGGGCACACCCATGACCAGGCACAGAGGGTGGGGACACTCACTCAGAgtttggggacagagacaggccATGCTGGGGACACCAAGTCTGAGGACACCCATCTGGGCACAGAGACAGGGCACAGAGATGGAGACCCCCACTTGtgggaggaaaagggaaaggaacacCCATGCCAGGGGacaagagggacagggacagagacatggGTCCCCGACCCCATTCCGACCCTGTCACTCCCCAAGAAAGGCAGTGCTGTGGTGATGGGCCTTGTGTGCTGGACGTGGGTGGGCTGGGACCCCTCATGGCACATCCTGAACCTCTGTCACCATCTGTCACTCGCCATGGCACCTCCTGACTCCACCTGACCCCTGTCACCCCTAAGCCCACCATGACACTCCTGACCTCCATGGCCCCTCTACCCCTCTGTGCCTCCCCCAACATCCTCTCACCTGTCAACTCATGGTCCCCATCTCTCCTGTCTCCCCTAACCCTCCAATATGCATGTCCCCAACTCCCTCACTCCCCACATGGTCCCCCTGACCCCTCTCTCTGTCCCCCAGGTGGAAGCATCCCCAGCGCCCCCTTCCACCTTGGAGGACTTCTCCTGGTCACCACAACCTTGGCAGTGGCAACAGGGATCCTCTGAGCCAGCAGGCAACCAAAGTCACCTgaggtcactgtggtcactgtggCCACCACGATCACCAAAACCACCAGGACCCTCAGAGAAACGAGACCACCAAGGCTACCATGGCCACCCCTGCCACTCTGGCCACCTTTGCAGCTATTGCCACCATGAGGTCCCTGTGGCCATCAGAGGCACTCTGGACACCATGGTCTGTATGACCACCAAGGCCGCTGTGAACACCAAGACTCCCTGACCCGCCAGAGCCACTCTGACCACTGTGCACATCAGGGCCATTGTGCAAAGCAATCCTATTAAAAATTTCTATCAAAACAATTTCATTGAATAATCCTGTCAAAGCCAGCAAAAAGAGACAATTCCTAAACAGGGCTCAATGTCTTTCCCCACACCAAGAATCATGAGAATGTCTCTTTCTCTCAGCCTCAAGGAGGATCCCTAGGGAGCATTCCCTTCCCAAGGGAGGATCCTCACACACATTTCATTCCAAGCAGAATAAGGGAGAGGAATCTCTGTCTCGGAGGGGACTCAATGTTCCCAGTGTCAGCTGATGGATGGCCAGGCCAAGCTCTGATGCTTCATCCTCACTTGTTGATTTGAGTTTGGTCATTTGGGCTGGTTTTAGACTAATTCAGCACCAAAATCAGCAGAAGACCCCTCTCAGTGCAGCCTTGATGGCCACAAATGGGGCATTGTCCCTTGGGGACATTACAGACAGAGCATCCTGCCAAATTCTGCACTTCACAGGGACCTTAAGGGGGACCAGGGATTGGGAGGTTCAACAGAGCAAGGGTTGGTTCTGTCCATGGGGAGGCACAGTCCCCAGTGCCCGTCCTGGCTGGTTGGCCTGCTGGAGCAGATCTGGAGAAGGATCTGTGGTGCAGGTGGGTGACCAGTGGAGCTGGCTGTGTGGCCTGGGGCCAGGAGAGACCCAGGGGATGTTGGAAAGAGTGGGGTCAATACACCAGTGTcgctccatcccaaaccattgcagagcccccggggccgggatggggcggggcgggcactcagcagtgccagcagctcgtGCGGCCATCTGCTGTTGGCACCCGGAACTGCAGCTGGGAGTGGCGCATACACAGTGCCGATGATTTCCCGCACTCGCTGCTGCCCTCGGGTGGACAATTCCCAAACCACAACTCCAGCAGATGAGGGCGTAAAGAAGATTTGAAACAAAAAAGAGTTTCCTGAATGAAACATCAGGAGTTTTCATCAATAAATGGGTGGTGCTGCCTCTCTCCCCTTTTCTCCATTTTATTTTACATCCTTTCTCTTTCTGttagttctttcttttttttcctcccagtgcTTCTTCTGTTGCATTGCCTCAAATCAGGACGTTGTGAAAAGGCCCCTGACTGATTGTTCATCCTTTTTTAATTGCACTGAGCAGCCCTCACCAGCTCCCTCAGTTCTTCCTGGTTCTCCAAACCCTTCTACTTTTCCATCTCTTCCGTGGACATGCTCTAGCCCCTCCAGgtccttgctgaggggctgcagtgaaAAAGGGAAACGTTTCCCTCttcaggaaaaagggaggaatatTTCTCCATCACCTGTTTGAAGATCAAGCTTTGAAAAATAAAGCTTTCAGTGGTCTCTAAAGAAAACCCCAGGAACTGCTTTATTTTAGGGAATGAGGCACTCTGCAGGAAAGGCGTTAAAGGAGCTGTAGGGGATACATCAGGTGAGCCAGCAGCAAATTTTGGTAAACTTTTGATACACCTGGCGAGCAAGGATCAGGGTTTTATTCATTTCTTGTACAGCAAGTGAGCAAGCAGCAATTTATTGCTACACCAGGCAAGGCAGCCAAGGAGCGCTAGGAGGTGGCCGTGACATTGCCACTCCCCAACCCCTCTGTCCGGAAGTGCCCAAGTggccccaggtgctgcccagtCTCTGCTGTCCGTGCTGTCCTGTGCTGTCCTGGCAGCTCCAGGCCCCTTGTGCTGGTCCTGCTGGCCTGGCATCATTCCCTCACTGGGCACCTCTTGGAGGGGCTTTTCCAGGATGGACACCATGGTACAGTAACCATGCTGGCTACAGTGGCTGTGGTGGCCATGGTGACCTTGGTCGCCTTGGTAGCCATGGTGTCAATGGTGGTCTCAGTAGCTGCCGTGAACACAGTAGTCACAGTGTGCATGGTGACATCATGGGTCACTGTGGGCACAATGGCCATGCTGACGATGGTGGTTCCAATGCCCAGAGTGGCCAGAGTGGTCGTAGAGACCAAAGTGGCCACAGTGGCCATAGTAACAATAACGACCACAGTGGTCACTCTGGACAAAGGGACCATAGTGGTCATAATGCCCTCCGTAGCTTTGGTGGCTTCATTtctctgggggtcctggtggccTTCGTCCTGGTGGCCTTCCACAGTGGCCTCCACAACCACCGCGACCTTGGTGGTGTTGTGGCTTAGAGAGTTCCAATGGCCACTGCCATGGCCACAGTAGCAAGGAGAAGCTCCCCAAGATTGGGAGAATTCCTGGGGAGGCTCCCACCTGTGGGGACAAAGAGAGGGGTCAGGGGATCCTGGGGTGGGAGGGCCAGGTGAGCATCAGGATTGCCATGGCGGGAGGGACAGAGGTGGTGGAGGGCCCTGAGGGTGTGGTGTCAGAGGGGGCCATAATGAGGTCCATGTCCCCTTGTACCCAGCCATGTACCATGTACCTTGCGCCCTCAACCCCCGCACTGGATGTCCCTTTCCCTCTCACCTGGCACTGGCTGTGTCTATTTCCTGCACCCAAGCAATGCTGTCCCTGACCATGTCTCGACCTCTGGGTGTCTTGTCTCCCAGCCACagtgtgtgtccctgtcccctctgggcCATGGGTGTACTCAGCACCATGTCTTCTTGTC
The sequence above is drawn from the Melospiza melodia melodia isolate bMelMel2 chromosome 1, bMelMel2.pri, whole genome shotgun sequence genome and encodes:
- the LOC134418559 gene encoding erythroblast NAD(P)(+)--arginine ADP-ribosyltransferase-like, whose product is MAPLSHTLALLAMAMATTAVDAIPLDMAPDSFDDQYQGCGTKMIAELPALNNSEFQQNPLFAQAWLKATAEWQSRGSPLSPLSSPAQAIALMAYTMNELYREFNAAVRTAGHSSQEYRDNFQFKTLHFLLTQALVTLRQAQNGQCHRVYRGVSMYRFEAEPGNIVRFGQFSSASQSEEIANSFGSATVFEVYTCHGAEIGEFSKYPNEKEVLIPPYETFQVIKVRQEGERARIELHSKGTFSNYTCEWLQGGSIPSAPFHLGGLLLVTTTLAVATGIL